In bacterium, one genomic interval encodes:
- a CDS encoding twin-arginine translocase TatA/TatE family subunit, which yields MFGLGAPEMILIFLAILLLFGAKRLPELAKGLGQGIREFKRAMKETSEEVKGSVDARPQDPNRIEPPRDDKNAPSH from the coding sequence ATGTTCGGATTAGGCGCCCCGGAAATGATCCTGATCTTTCTGGCCATCTTGTTGCTGTTCGGAGCCAAGCGGCTTCCGGAACTGGCCAAGGGCTTGGGACAAGGGATCCGCGAATTCAAACGCGCGATGAAAGAGACCTCGGAAGAGGTGAAGGGATCGGTCGATGCACGACCGCAGGATCCGAATCGGATCGAGCCGCCGCGCGATGACAAAAACGCACCATCTCACTGA
- a CDS encoding energy-coupling factor transporter transmembrane protein EcfT: MQTSPILFGQYRPIDSFLHHLDTRAKLLPVILVLGLGLFTHSFIFYLVVIGLLLASLLLSGISVEQLARNLQPMLLLVGITFLYHLIFSGKGSVVLLAPLGLPIREEAIRAGTFFSLRLLLFVSMAFLVTLTSSPSQMAEAASKLLRPLGKLRVPVNDLSLILFIAMRFIPILFEEFVMIRNAQIVRGVNFEGNIFSRARKTLYLLIPVFVAAVNRADDLALALQARGYDRKVDRSYYSHARIRVTEYVFMSATAAVLVLLFVVTG; encoded by the coding sequence GTGCAGACAAGTCCTATCCTATTCGGGCAATATCGCCCAATCGATTCATTCCTGCATCATCTTGACACCCGTGCCAAGTTGCTGCCGGTCATTCTTGTACTTGGGCTCGGCCTGTTTACTCACTCCTTTATTTTTTATCTGGTGGTGATCGGCCTGTTACTGGCAAGTCTGCTTTTGTCCGGCATTTCAGTGGAGCAGCTCGCGCGTAATCTGCAGCCGATGCTACTCCTGGTTGGGATCACCTTTCTTTATCACCTGATCTTTTCGGGGAAAGGGAGTGTGGTGCTCCTGGCGCCATTGGGACTTCCGATCAGGGAGGAAGCGATACGAGCGGGGACGTTTTTCTCGCTGCGCCTGCTTTTGTTTGTGTCGATGGCATTTCTCGTCACATTGACCAGTTCACCCTCGCAGATGGCGGAAGCCGCCTCGAAACTACTTCGTCCGCTGGGAAAGCTCCGAGTGCCGGTCAACGATCTGTCTTTGATCCTGTTTATCGCGATGCGGTTCATTCCGATCCTGTTCGAGGAGTTCGTGATGATCCGAAATGCGCAGATCGTCCGAGGGGTGAATTTTGAAGGGAATATCTTCAGTCGCGCTCGCAAAACGCTTTATTTGCTGATACCCGTCTTTGTGGCGGCAGTGAACCGGGCGGATGACCTGGCGTTGGCCTTGCAAGCGAGAGGGTATGACAGGAAGGTCGACCGAAGTTACTACTCGCATGCCCGGATCCGAGTGACCGAGTATGTTTTCATGTCGGCGACGGCGGCAGTGCTGGTGCTACTTTTTGTGGTGACCGGATGA
- a CDS encoding VOC family protein has protein sequence MYRVVHFEIHAENPDRAIAFYSGCFGWKFQKWDGPMEYWMIITGDPKTPGIDGGLTRRMGTIDGHAVIAYPCTIQVDRIDDMQSKVQSAGGTIVVPKCAIPGVGWLFYAKDTEGNIFGVMQPDPSAK, from the coding sequence ATGTATCGTGTCGTTCATTTTGAAATTCACGCGGAAAACCCGGATCGCGCCATCGCCTTTTACAGCGGATGTTTCGGATGGAAATTCCAGAAATGGGATGGTCCTATGGAGTATTGGATGATCATCACCGGCGACCCGAAGACGCCGGGCATCGATGGTGGTTTGACTCGACGCATGGGGACGATCGATGGCCACGCGGTGATCGCCTACCCCTGCACCATACAGGTCGACAGGATCGATGATATGCAGTCAAAGGTCCAGTCCGCCGGCGGTACGATTGTCGTCCCGAAATGCGCTATCCCCGGCGTCGGATGGCTCTTCTACGCCAAGGATACTGAAGGCAACATCTTTGGTGTCATGCAACCGGATCCTTCAGCCAAGTAG
- the purS gene encoding phosphoribosylformylglycinamidine synthase subunit PurS, which produces MSSTKKAVVFVRLKDGVLDPQGVTIQKALAQMGFPDFLSVRSGRFFELEIDGNATDIDRKINEVSSKLLANPIIEKFSVEKS; this is translated from the coding sequence ATGAGTAGCACCAAAAAAGCGGTCGTGTTTGTCCGCTTGAAAGATGGCGTTCTTGATCCGCAGGGCGTGACTATCCAAAAGGCCCTTGCGCAAATGGGGTTTCCCGATTTCCTGTCGGTCCGGAGCGGGAGATTCTTTGAACTGGAGATCGACGGCAACGCCACAGATATCGACCGAAAGATCAACGAGGTATCCTCGAAATTGCTGGCCAATCCGATCATCGAGAAATTTTCCGTGGAGAAAAGCTGA
- a CDS encoding phosphatidylserine decarboxylase family protein has protein sequence MIAREGIPFVLIGLLLTTVAIWGANRLDNKWLFGTALIIGILTLFTLFFFRDPDRTFENGAGVLVSPADGKVIGISTGSGHPYLPGEYTKVSIFLNVFDVHVNRIPATGVIDYVKYNPGKFFAAFEDKASELNEQTEIGMTTETGQKIMFKQIAGLIARRIVYRVQSGDAVEAGSRFGLIRFGSRTELFVPTSTALQVKVGDRVAGGKTIIGRMPVVSAATQSMEQPREQL, from the coding sequence ATGATCGCACGTGAGGGGATCCCGTTTGTCCTGATCGGATTGTTATTGACCACGGTCGCGATCTGGGGAGCAAACCGGCTGGATAATAAGTGGTTGTTCGGGACGGCGTTGATCATCGGCATCCTGACGCTGTTTACGCTCTTCTTCTTTCGCGATCCGGATCGAACTTTTGAGAATGGAGCCGGAGTGCTGGTGTCACCGGCTGATGGGAAAGTGATCGGAATTTCAACCGGAAGTGGCCATCCGTATTTGCCGGGAGAGTACACCAAGGTGTCGATATTTCTGAACGTATTTGATGTCCATGTCAATCGAATCCCGGCGACAGGGGTTATTGACTATGTGAAGTATAATCCGGGGAAGTTTTTCGCGGCATTTGAGGATAAGGCATCAGAGTTGAATGAACAGACTGAGATCGGCATGACCACTGAAACAGGTCAGAAGATCATGTTTAAGCAGATAGCCGGGTTGATCGCGCGGCGGATAGTCTATCGCGTGCAGTCGGGTGATGCGGTGGAGGCAGGGAGCCGATTCGGGTTAATCCGATTTGGATCGCGGACTGAGCTGTTTGTGCCGACATCCACCGCACTTCAGGTCAAAGTGGGGGACCGGGTGGCAGGAGGGAAAACGATCATCGGCCGTATGCCGGTAGTCAGTGCCGCAACTCAATCAATGGAGCAGCCGCGTGAACAACTATAG
- the truA gene encoding tRNA pseudouridine(38-40) synthase TruA translates to MSQVRNIRLLIEYKGSSFAGWQFQPNQCTVQGEIEHAIFRVTGQKTTLIGAGRTDSGVHALGQVANFQTEHPLESIRFRDALNFHLSDDIRIRHSEEVAPTFHARFDATWRRYRYVLASERSAIYRDLRWENESAVRRELLDQAAQMILGEHDFSSFCVTASLKESNLCTISRSRWQQIGPVLVYEIRGNRFLHGMVRSLVGGMVNLAAEQQDSNVLNLTLADFQNTLQGNRPDRVVFTAPAHGLYLVAVGYPKEK, encoded by the coding sequence ATGAGCCAGGTGCGCAATATTCGTCTGCTGATAGAGTACAAGGGGAGCTCGTTTGCCGGTTGGCAGTTTCAGCCCAATCAGTGTACAGTGCAGGGGGAGATTGAGCATGCGATCTTCAGAGTGACGGGTCAAAAAACTACGCTGATCGGTGCCGGTAGGACGGATTCCGGAGTTCATGCACTGGGACAAGTGGCAAATTTTCAGACGGAACATCCGTTGGAGTCAATTCGGTTTCGGGACGCGCTCAATTTTCATCTCTCAGATGATATCAGGATTCGACACTCCGAAGAGGTCGCTCCAACATTTCATGCTCGTTTTGATGCTACATGGAGGCGGTATCGGTATGTCCTTGCGTCGGAACGGTCAGCGATCTACCGAGACCTGAGGTGGGAGAACGAGTCGGCGGTGCGCCGGGAATTGCTGGATCAGGCCGCCCAGATGATCTTGGGCGAGCACGACTTCTCCTCATTTTGTGTGACAGCGTCGCTCAAAGAGAGCAACCTCTGCACTATATCTCGTTCACGGTGGCAACAAATCGGGCCGGTTTTGGTATATGAAATACGCGGGAATCGGTTCCTCCATGGGATGGTTCGTTCGTTGGTGGGAGGGATGGTGAACCTTGCTGCCGAGCAACAAGATAGCAATGTGCTGAACTTGACATTGGCCGACTTCCAGAATACTTTGCAGGGCAACCGCCCGGATCGGGTGGTCTTTACCGCTCCGGCACACGGCCTCTATCTGGTCGCGGTCGGCTACCCGAAGGAGAAGTAG
- the purQ gene encoding phosphoribosylformylglycinamidine synthase subunit PurQ, translating into MKFGVVTFPGSNCDYDAYAAVKHVMHGEVEFLWHKSEDLAGSDVIILPGGFSYGDYLRSGAIARFSPIMRQVIAFAKSGGMVMGICNGFQVLTEAGLLPGALMRNSHLRFSCKQVYLRTERTGTAFTSIIPKGTVLKVPIAHGDGNYYHFDGDIRSLEENQQVLFRYCDANGEITKESNPNGSINNIAGIISAEGNVLGMMPHPERACESILGSDDGLQILESIRQWCESPRPVGRV; encoded by the coding sequence ATGAAGTTCGGGGTTGTCACATTCCCGGGTTCGAATTGCGATTACGACGCCTATGCCGCGGTGAAGCATGTGATGCATGGCGAGGTGGAGTTTCTCTGGCACAAGTCGGAGGATCTGGCGGGATCTGACGTGATCATTCTGCCGGGTGGATTCTCTTATGGAGATTACCTTCGGTCAGGGGCGATCGCGCGATTCTCTCCGATCATGCGGCAGGTGATCGCTTTTGCGAAGTCCGGCGGCATGGTGATGGGGATCTGCAATGGATTCCAGGTGCTGACCGAGGCCGGGTTGCTTCCCGGAGCGCTGATGCGCAACAGCCATCTGCGGTTCAGTTGTAAGCAGGTTTACTTGCGCACCGAACGGACCGGCACCGCGTTTACCTCGATCATTCCTAAGGGAACAGTCCTTAAAGTCCCGATCGCGCATGGCGATGGAAACTATTACCATTTCGACGGGGATATTCGGAGTCTCGAAGAGAATCAGCAGGTGCTGTTCCGCTATTGCGACGCGAATGGTGAGATCACGAAGGAGTCGAACCCAAACGGTTCGATCAACAATATCGCAGGGATAATCAGCGCCGAAGGGAATGTCCTGGGCATGATGCCGCATCCGGAGCGGGCGTGTGAATCGATCCTTGGCTCGGATGATGGGCTCCAGATTCTGGAATCAATACGGCAGTGGTGCGAATCGCCGCGACCGGTAGGGAGAGTGTGA
- a CDS encoding DUF4321 domain-containing protein, with amino-acid sequence MKDRELTFIIIALLLAAVLGGLVGEVIGHLLPPGGAKTLFEKSVEIGFAPVKVDLYAISFTIGLMFKINAVSVLFVLLVIIYFRYWYM; translated from the coding sequence GTGAAAGACAGGGAACTGACTTTTATCATCATTGCACTGCTGTTAGCGGCGGTGCTGGGGGGATTGGTGGGCGAGGTGATCGGCCACCTGTTGCCGCCGGGCGGCGCCAAGACATTGTTTGAGAAGTCGGTCGAGATCGGCTTTGCGCCGGTGAAGGTCGATCTGTATGCGATCTCGTTTACTATCGGATTGATGTTCAAGATCAATGCTGTATCGGTGTTGTTCGTATTATTAGTGATCATCTATTTCCGATACTGGTATATGTAG
- the pssA gene encoding CDP-diacylglycerol--serine O-phosphatidyltransferase, with product MNNYRGIFPGVFTMGNVVCGFIAILSVFEGHITAACWFVILAAFLDALDGKVARLSGATSQFGVELDSLADFLSFGCAPAVIVYAIKLNDLGKWGWIISIVFIMAAAYRLARYNVMADTEEKKDFVGLPVPMAAGLLVSAIIFSYQIWGKLEYSEYLVSMIILCSFLMVSQVQYDAIPERFDNRLARMKLGIILIAAILIIISPRHLLFPFLALYILFGMIRELYRLFTVSVGKVTGRQMVRRKLRDERKLEEHE from the coding sequence GTGAACAACTATAGAGGAATATTCCCCGGTGTGTTCACTATGGGGAATGTGGTCTGCGGTTTCATAGCCATTCTCTCGGTTTTTGAGGGGCATATCACGGCAGCCTGCTGGTTTGTGATCCTGGCGGCCTTTTTGGATGCACTTGACGGTAAAGTGGCGCGATTAAGCGGGGCGACCTCGCAGTTCGGGGTTGAACTGGATTCGCTGGCGGACTTTTTGTCTTTTGGGTGTGCACCGGCGGTAATCGTTTATGCGATCAAGCTGAATGACCTGGGTAAGTGGGGGTGGATCATTTCGATCGTGTTCATCATGGCCGCGGCGTATCGTCTGGCGCGATACAATGTCATGGCGGATACAGAAGAGAAGAAGGATTTCGTAGGGCTCCCGGTGCCGATGGCGGCGGGGCTGCTGGTCTCGGCGATCATTTTCTCATATCAGATCTGGGGGAAACTGGAGTACAGCGAATATCTGGTGTCGATGATCATACTTTGTTCGTTTTTGATGGTTTCGCAGGTGCAGTATGACGCGATCCCGGAGCGGTTCGACAATCGGCTTGCTCGTATGAAGTTGGGAATCATACTGATAGCGGCGATCCTGATTATTATCAGCCCGAGACATTTGTTGTTTCCCTTTCTGGCGTTGTATATATTGTTTGGCATGATACGGGAGCTGTATCGGCTCTTTACCGTCTCAGTCGGCAAAGTAACTGGCCGGCAGATGGTTAGGCGGAAGCTCCGAGACGAAAGAAAATTGGAAGAGCATGAGTAG
- a CDS encoding ABC transporter ATP-binding protein: MTDLTHSILQTSQLCRHYIRGPQTIRAVDEVDLVISPGEFLAVVGSSGSGKSTLLNLLAGLDTPTGGSIQYRGESLGAYSRQQLAGYRGTHIGMVFQSFNLIHHRTALENVELAMYFGEIPRTERRDRASAMLERLGLADRMTHRPADLSGGEQQRVAIARALVKEPAILCADEPTGNLDLENSRQIVSLMQQLSADGLTVIMVTHDLEMARTFAGRTVRMHYGRIVGADEAHGATP; the protein is encoded by the coding sequence ATGACTGACTTGACACACAGTATCCTCCAAACCAGCCAGCTATGCCGCCATTACATTCGGGGCCCGCAAACCATTCGGGCCGTTGATGAAGTCGACCTTGTCATTTCACCCGGCGAATTCCTCGCGGTTGTCGGTTCATCCGGCTCCGGTAAATCCACATTGCTCAATCTGTTGGCCGGTCTTGACACCCCGACCGGAGGATCCATCCAATACCGCGGCGAATCACTCGGTGCCTATTCCCGCCAACAGCTTGCCGGTTACCGCGGCACCCACATCGGCATGGTTTTTCAGTCGTTTAACCTCATTCACCATCGCACAGCGCTGGAAAATGTCGAGCTGGCCATGTATTTCGGCGAGATCCCCAGAACCGAACGTCGAGATCGAGCATCCGCCATGCTTGAACGGCTGGGGCTGGCAGACCGTATGACCCACCGCCCGGCCGATCTCTCCGGCGGCGAACAACAGCGCGTTGCAATTGCCCGTGCTCTCGTGAAAGAACCTGCTATCCTCTGTGCCGATGAACCGACTGGCAACCTCGACCTCGAAAACTCTCGACAGATCGTCTCCCTCATGCAGCAACTCAGCGCCGATGGCCTGACTGTCATTATGGTTACCCATGACCTCGAGATGGCCCGAACATTCGCCGGTCGTACGGTCAGAATGCACTACGGCCGGATCGTTGGAGCTGATGAAGCCCACGGAGCGACACCATGA
- a CDS encoding adenylosuccinate lyase, translating into MISRYTLPEMGRLWTDEAKYSAWLEVEVEAAKAMATLGIIPKEVIPAIEARAGFDVERINEIEREVNHDVIAFLTSVSEKVGPEAKHLHFGMTSSDVLDTSLSLIMKRAAAIIDMKIEVALGKIKELALRYKMTPTIGRTHGVYAEPTTAGLKFAVWYTEISRGRARFAAATERIAVGKISGAVGNFANLDPKVEEMVCARLGLKPAEVSTQVIQRDRHAEFITALAILASSLEKCATEIRHLQRTEVGEMMEGFTKGQKGSSAMPHKRNPITAERITGIARMVRGYAISAMENIPLWHERDIAHSSVERVIIPDACIIMDYGLQKFIDLLSGLVVNEQKMHDNIFHGGGIVFSQRLLLKLAGPIGSREEAYRLVQRNAMAAWEGKGSFRDLVKQDAEISKHLNAAQVDECFDLTYYMRNVDAIFKRVFES; encoded by the coding sequence ATGATCAGTCGATATACCCTGCCGGAGATGGGTCGGCTCTGGACCGACGAAGCGAAGTATTCTGCGTGGCTTGAGGTGGAGGTCGAAGCGGCCAAGGCAATGGCGACGCTTGGGATCATACCCAAGGAGGTCATTCCGGCGATCGAAGCTCGGGCCGGGTTCGATGTTGAACGGATCAACGAGATCGAACGCGAAGTCAATCACGATGTGATCGCCTTTTTGACCTCTGTTTCAGAGAAGGTCGGACCAGAGGCAAAACATCTGCATTTCGGGATGACGTCATCGGATGTGTTGGATACGTCGTTGTCGCTGATCATGAAGCGCGCGGCGGCGATCATTGATATGAAGATCGAAGTGGCGCTGGGGAAAATCAAGGAACTGGCGCTGAGATATAAGATGACTCCGACGATCGGTCGGACACATGGCGTATATGCCGAACCGACGACCGCCGGGCTTAAGTTTGCGGTCTGGTACACAGAGATCAGCCGTGGAAGAGCTCGGTTTGCTGCCGCCACTGAGCGGATCGCGGTCGGAAAGATCAGCGGGGCGGTAGGGAATTTTGCCAATCTTGACCCCAAAGTGGAAGAGATGGTCTGTGCGAGACTCGGGCTGAAACCGGCCGAAGTATCAACGCAGGTGATTCAGCGGGACCGTCACGCCGAATTTATCACCGCGTTGGCGATACTGGCATCGTCGCTCGAAAAATGTGCGACTGAGATACGGCACCTTCAGCGGACCGAAGTCGGCGAGATGATGGAAGGATTCACCAAGGGGCAGAAGGGTTCCTCGGCGATGCCGCACAAGCGGAACCCGATCACGGCCGAGCGGATAACGGGGATCGCGCGTATGGTGCGCGGGTATGCGATCTCCGCGATGGAGAATATTCCTCTCTGGCACGAGCGGGATATCGCGCATTCTTCGGTTGAGCGCGTGATCATCCCGGATGCCTGCATCATTATGGATTATGGGTTGCAGAAGTTCATCGATCTGTTATCAGGGTTGGTGGTTAACGAGCAGAAAATGCATGACAATATCTTCCATGGCGGAGGGATAGTCTTCTCGCAGCGACTTCTGCTTAAACTTGCCGGACCGATCGGTTCGCGCGAAGAAGCATATCGGCTGGTGCAGCGGAATGCCATGGCGGCCTGGGAAGGAAAAGGGTCGTTCAGGGATCTGGTCAAGCAGGATGCTGAGATCAGCAAACACCTGAATGCGGCGCAAGTCGATGAGTGTTTCGACCTGACGTATTATATGAGAAATGTCGATGCGATCTTTAAAAGGGTATTTGAGTCATGA
- a CDS encoding ABC transporter permease, translated as MKLLDSLAISSGNLIRLKLRTALTIAGVVIAIGTFVSMLSFGAGNQQYIEEQFEKLGLFNTIQVYPQEPSAVKDSVPPRPLDRAAMEELGKLPGVRLAYPYDAFSGTATFGDSTFETRAQAISLQALQTRFFSGLRAGHLLTSDSTKEVVVTDHFIREAGMTVPDSAIGKPVVILVKMLTVDSGIAKILPPDRAYIQKRFSEINFDSVRQRSYVERILRTELNSAMSKFLNGYLQCPNILTETLTVVGVLNAGGPQQRNMAPLIVGDRVGRRLSAGVLDGDPSEMMGALTTGKLFLEENDGSGKTFSHITLDLDPKVMIASIVDSVKALGFKPFSFATQFEEIKKFFFYFDMALAVVGLIALVTASLGIINTMVMSVLERRREIGVLKSLGADERDIRYLFLTESAVIGLAGSLFGILLGWVITLVASKVARIFMEREGIPEVQLFALPLWLIGAALALGLIVSLLAGYYPASRAARIDPVEALRNE; from the coding sequence ATGAAGCTGCTTGACTCCCTCGCCATCTCCTCCGGAAATCTGATCCGACTCAAATTGCGCACTGCCCTTACTATCGCCGGCGTGGTGATCGCTATCGGCACATTTGTCTCCATGCTCTCGTTTGGCGCAGGCAACCAGCAGTACATAGAAGAGCAGTTCGAAAAACTGGGACTCTTTAATACAATCCAGGTCTACCCGCAGGAGCCATCTGCCGTAAAAGATTCCGTTCCTCCCCGGCCGCTTGACCGTGCCGCCATGGAAGAGCTGGGCAAGCTCCCCGGCGTCCGCTTGGCCTATCCGTATGATGCCTTCAGTGGCACTGCCACATTCGGCGATTCGACATTCGAAACCCGCGCTCAGGCGATCTCCCTGCAAGCGTTGCAAACCAGATTTTTCTCCGGACTTCGCGCCGGACATCTTCTGACTAGCGACTCCACCAAAGAAGTCGTCGTCACAGACCACTTCATTCGCGAGGCCGGTATGACTGTTCCCGACTCGGCTATCGGCAAACCAGTCGTCATCCTGGTCAAGATGCTTACTGTCGACAGCGGGATCGCCAAAATTCTTCCGCCTGATCGCGCCTACATCCAGAAGCGATTTAGTGAGATCAATTTTGACTCGGTCAGACAACGTTCCTATGTCGAGCGGATCCTTCGCACAGAACTCAATTCCGCGATGTCGAAATTCCTCAATGGCTATCTTCAGTGCCCGAACATTCTCACCGAAACGCTTACGGTTGTCGGTGTTCTCAATGCCGGCGGCCCTCAGCAGAGAAATATGGCTCCGCTCATTGTTGGCGATCGAGTGGGACGGCGGCTCTCCGCCGGCGTCCTTGACGGTGACCCCTCGGAGATGATGGGCGCGCTCACCACCGGAAAACTCTTTCTCGAGGAAAACGATGGCAGCGGCAAGACATTCTCGCATATCACGCTCGATCTCGACCCCAAAGTGATGATTGCCTCGATCGTGGATTCAGTCAAAGCGCTCGGCTTTAAGCCATTCAGTTTTGCCACTCAGTTTGAAGAGATCAAGAAATTCTTCTTTTATTTCGATATGGCGCTGGCGGTGGTCGGGCTGATCGCTTTGGTCACCGCCTCGCTCGGGATAATCAACACCATGGTGATGTCCGTATTGGAACGCCGCCGCGAGATCGGCGTCCTCAAATCGCTCGGCGCCGATGAACGCGATATCCGCTACCTCTTCCTCACTGAGTCGGCGGTGATCGGTCTGGCCGGTTCGCTCTTCGGCATCCTGCTGGGTTGGGTGATCACCCTTGTCGCCTCCAAAGTTGCCCGGATATTCATGGAACGCGAGGGGATCCCTGAGGTCCAGCTATTTGCCCTACCGCTCTGGCTCATTGGCGCCGCGCTGGCACTCGGTCTGATCGTCAGCCTGTTGGCCGGCTACTACCCAGCTTCCCGGGCCGCGCGAATCGACCCTGTCGAAGCCCTGCGCAACGAGTGA
- a CDS encoding metallophosphoesterase has protein sequence MLLLTPAVGATRFAVLGDYGAATVAEGQVADLIKSWDPDFIITTGDNSYGPNGIDFNIGQYYADFIGSYFGFYGPGSRLNRFFPSAGNHDYSDGGGFAAYLSYFTLPGTQIASTASSGNPRYYDFVRGPIHFFALNSNFQETDGTTPNSVQGLWLQAQLASSPLPWKIVFMHHPPYSSSQHGSSPFMQWPFEDWGVSLVMAGHDHTYERILRDNNNDGDSLTYIVTGLGGRSIYSFPPLNLVTGSQVRFNATYGANLIEATDSTLEIKFIAINGVTIDSLRLTRSPDCCLGSTGNVNGIGDVDLLDLSAMVELFIGEGYQFACTGEANIDRAGKIDLRDLSFIIAYLQGVIDSLPMCP, from the coding sequence ATGTTGTTGCTCACGCCCGCAGTTGGCGCTACCCGCTTTGCCGTTCTCGGAGACTACGGAGCGGCCACCGTCGCCGAGGGCCAGGTTGCGGATCTGATCAAGAGCTGGGATCCGGATTTCATCATCACGACCGGCGACAACAGCTATGGCCCGAACGGCATCGATTTCAACATCGGTCAATACTATGCGGATTTCATCGGCTCGTATTTCGGCTTCTATGGACCCGGTTCACGTTTGAATCGCTTTTTCCCCTCCGCGGGCAATCATGACTATTCCGATGGTGGCGGTTTCGCCGCATATCTCTCCTACTTCACTTTGCCCGGCACCCAGATCGCAAGCACCGCCTCTTCGGGCAATCCCCGCTACTATGACTTCGTTCGCGGCCCGATCCACTTCTTTGCGCTGAACAGCAACTTCCAGGAGACTGATGGTACCACCCCGAACTCAGTCCAGGGACTCTGGCTCCAGGCTCAATTGGCGTCCTCCCCACTCCCCTGGAAGATCGTCTTCATGCACCATCCCCCCTACTCCTCTTCCCAGCATGGTTCGTCCCCCTTCATGCAGTGGCCGTTTGAGGATTGGGGAGTTTCACTGGTCATGGCCGGTCACGACCATACCTACGAACGGATCCTTCGCGACAACAACAATGATGGCGACTCCCTCACCTATATTGTTACCGGCCTCGGCGGACGATCCATCTACTCGTTTCCTCCCCTCAATCTGGTGACGGGGAGCCAGGTACGTTTTAATGCCACCTATGGCGCCAATCTGATCGAGGCTACCGATAGCACTCTTGAGATCAAGTTCATCGCCATAAACGGCGTCACTATCGACTCTCTTCGCCTGACCCGCTCTCCGGATTGCTGCCTCGGCTCAACCGGTAATGTAAATGGTATCGGCGATGTTGACCTGCTTGACCTCAGCGCCATGGTCGAACTGTTCATCGGCGAAGGTTATCAATTCGCCTGTACGGGCGAGGCCAATATCGACCGAGCCGGCAAGATAGACCTGCGGGATCTTTCATTCATCATCGCATATCTGCAAGGTGTGATTGACTCCCTGCCAATGTGCCCGTAA
- the fsa gene encoding fructose-6-phosphate aldolase — translation MKFFIDTASISEIKEAAAMGVLDGVTTNPSLAAKETTPYRELLAEICKIVPGPVSAEVISTDTEGMLREADELVKIADNIVVKIPTILPGLRAIKTLTDRGIKTNATLVFSPMQALLVAKAGATYVSPFIGRLDDVSQDGMQLIADIVEIYENYGYATEVLVASVRHPMHVVEAAKIGADVCTMPLKVIEALIKHPLTDIGLAKFLEDYKKANK, via the coding sequence ATGAAGTTTTTCATCGACACAGCATCGATCAGTGAGATCAAGGAAGCGGCGGCGATGGGGGTACTCGACGGCGTGACGACCAATCCATCGCTGGCGGCGAAAGAGACAACGCCTTACCGCGAGCTGCTGGCGGAGATCTGTAAGATAGTGCCGGGACCGGTTTCGGCCGAAGTGATCTCGACCGATACGGAGGGGATGCTTCGCGAAGCGGATGAGTTGGTGAAGATCGCGGACAACATTGTCGTAAAGATACCAACCATACTGCCTGGACTTCGGGCGATCAAAACGTTGACGGACCGCGGCATCAAAACCAACGCGACATTGGTCTTTTCGCCGATGCAGGCACTTTTGGTGGCCAAAGCGGGTGCGACCTATGTTTCGCCGTTTATCGGCAGGCTTGACGATGTTTCGCAGGACGGGATGCAGTTGATCGCGGATATCGTCGAGATATACGAAAATTACGGTTATGCGACGGAAGTGCTGGTAGCATCGGTGAGACATCCGATGCATGTGGTGGAGGCGGCCAAGATCGGAGCTGATGTCTGTACCATGCCGCTGAAAGTGATCGAGGCTCTTATCAAACATCCGCTGACCGATATTGGATTGGCGAAATTCCTGGAAGACTACAAGAAGGCTAATAAGTAG